In Papaver somniferum cultivar HN1 chromosome 1, ASM357369v1, whole genome shotgun sequence, a genomic segment contains:
- the LOC113333587 gene encoding uncharacterized protein LOC113333587: protein MFKKPAKGKTVATSKSTPLPQTTSNAIISRDGSQSQSVQASAIGSTEPEENPTDDNINMPSSHTGGSGDEDREAGEDPLITALKKKLRSTRSPVWDEFERDCKVRYNSKKNAREAVVLGTCHHCKKIVDAGSLSGTTRLSNHLKICRDRPQNKAGQQQIATSLKTAGGRVLTTHRASLDPEVVEALLCLSDWLPDFICDEDMEILETEDE from the exons atgtttaaaaaaccaGCCAAGGGAAAGACAGTTGCAACCTCAAAGTCAACCCCTTTgcctcaaactacatcaaatgctATCATTTCTAGGGATGGTTCACAATCACAAAGTGTTCAAGCTTCAGCAATTGGCTCAACAGaaccagaagaaaacccaactgatGATAACATCAACATGCCAAGCTCTCATACAGGTGGCTCAGGTGATGAAGATAGAGAAGCTGGTGAGGATCCACTGATAACTGCTCTGAAGAAAAAGCTTAGATCAACAAGGTCACCAGTGTGGGATGAATTTGAAAGGGACTGTAAAGTAAGATACAACAGTAAAAAGAATGCGAGGGAAGCTGTTGTACTAGGTACATGCCATCATTGCAAGAAGATAGTTGATGCTGGTAGTCTCAGTGGTACTACAAGGTTGTCTAATCATCTAAAGATTTGCCGAGACAGACCACAGAACAAGGCTGGACAACAACAGATTGCTACTTCACTGAAAACAGCAG GTGGTAGAGTGCTTACAACACACAGAGCTTCATTAGATCCAGAGGTTGTTGAAGCATTGTTATGCTTAAGCGATTGGTTGCCAGATTTCATTTGTGATGAAG ATATGGAAATTTTGGAAACCGAAGACGAATGA